A genomic window from Oceanobacillus timonensis includes:
- a CDS encoding AAA family ATPase: MMEQEKIVENTHIQDVLNNMNSVIFGKEEIVKLSLVALLIEGHVLLEDVPGVGKTMLVRTLAKSVNCDFSRIQFTPDLLPSDVTGVSIYNPKELAFEFREGPVFGNILLADEINRTSPKTQSALLEAMEEKSVTVDGETRQLKSPFFVMATQNPIEYEGTYPLPEAQLDRFLLKLRMGYPTYADELEMLSRNKNHHPIEEIQAVMSQEELIIEQEETKNVYIDETIQQYILNIVTRTRTHSSIYLGVSPRGSLALMEAAKAYAYIGGRDYVIPDDVKYLAPFVLAHRVLLKAEARYQGQTSEEVIDMIIESAHIPIKKGFAE; the protein is encoded by the coding sequence ATGATGGAACAGGAGAAGATAGTGGAAAATACACATATTCAAGATGTGTTAAATAATATGAATAGCGTCATTTTTGGTAAAGAAGAAATCGTTAAGCTTAGTTTAGTGGCATTATTAATAGAAGGCCATGTCTTATTAGAAGATGTTCCTGGAGTGGGGAAAACGATGCTGGTCCGTACATTGGCCAAGTCGGTCAATTGTGATTTTAGCAGAATTCAATTTACACCGGATCTGCTGCCGTCGGACGTGACAGGCGTATCGATTTATAATCCCAAGGAATTAGCATTTGAGTTTCGGGAAGGCCCTGTGTTTGGAAATATTCTATTAGCGGATGAAATTAACCGGACATCTCCAAAGACTCAATCTGCGCTACTGGAAGCAATGGAAGAAAAAAGCGTGACAGTGGACGGAGAAACACGACAGCTGAAAAGTCCTTTCTTTGTAATGGCAACGCAAAATCCGATTGAATATGAAGGGACGTATCCGTTGCCAGAGGCGCAACTGGATCGTTTTCTATTAAAACTGCGTATGGGTTATCCAACGTATGCGGATGAATTAGAAATGCTTTCGAGAAATAAAAATCACCATCCCATCGAAGAAATTCAAGCGGTGATGTCGCAAGAAGAGCTGATTATAGAGCAGGAAGAGACGAAAAATGTTTATATAGATGAAACCATCCAGCAATATATTTTGAATATTGTCACCCGTACGAGAACGCACAGTTCCATTTATTTGGGTGTGAGTCCAAGAGGATCGCTTGCTTTAATGGAAGCTGCGAAAGCTTATGCGTATATTGGAGGAAGAGATTATGTTATTCCAGATGATGTGAAATACCTGGCACCATTTGTATTGGCTCACCGGGTTCTGTTAAAAGCAGAAGCACGTTATCAGGGCCAAACAAGTGAAGAAGTGATTGATATGATTATAGAGTCGGCACATATTCCAATTAAGAAAGGCTTTGCAGAATGA
- a CDS encoding DUF58 domain-containing protein — MKNNIRIILRSIGVLVLMITLFCYAMFQGGFVSWFLFYGYLPIGIYQLLFALYPLRTWKVYREIENPVYQAGDDMVVNIHIKRKLPFPLLYCTFEEKFPSSLMKEDTKKEKYFSSQPSGKMAVSRKLIRMLFPLFRRHFTFSYSVQSLPRGEHILDTVTIQTGEIFGFIKKSRDFPIENKCMVYPYEHKIRLISDTASYEQGGVISNQLQQLNTTIASGSREYAPGDRFAWIDWKQTARRQTMMTKEFDREKSVDILLVHDNFMNEKEHPLLYEASIEMSLSLVQELATKSNETSFLSIGDSAHVFEAGHHAQQLEIIKRYLLTASQEEQGSFSLRFREEMAHFNQADIIFLLITSVDTYLIQAIQEAKQRMKHFSIIYIHPEKHLSEEEKHLLEPLYFSGIAVQELSLEQLGTDPVEVIFK; from the coding sequence ATGAAGAACAATATCCGCATCATCTTACGCAGTATTGGCGTGTTGGTTTTGATGATTACTTTATTCTGCTATGCCATGTTCCAGGGCGGATTTGTCAGCTGGTTTTTATTTTATGGTTATCTACCAATTGGCATCTACCAGCTTCTCTTTGCCTTGTATCCGTTACGTACCTGGAAGGTCTATCGGGAAATAGAAAACCCGGTTTATCAAGCCGGGGATGATATGGTTGTGAACATACATATCAAACGGAAGCTTCCTTTTCCTTTATTATATTGTACATTTGAAGAGAAATTCCCCTCCTCTTTAATGAAGGAAGATACAAAAAAAGAGAAATACTTCTCTTCACAACCTTCAGGAAAAATGGCGGTTTCCCGCAAGCTGATTCGTATGTTATTTCCTCTTTTCCGCAGGCATTTTACATTCAGCTATTCGGTGCAATCCTTGCCGCGTGGAGAGCATATACTGGACACAGTAACGATTCAAACAGGTGAAATTTTTGGTTTTATCAAAAAAAGCCGCGATTTTCCTATTGAAAATAAATGTATGGTCTATCCCTATGAACATAAGATTCGTTTGATCAGTGATACAGCAAGTTATGAACAGGGCGGCGTTATTTCCAATCAATTACAGCAACTAAATACGACCATTGCTTCGGGAAGCAGAGAATATGCTCCGGGAGACCGCTTTGCATGGATTGACTGGAAACAGACAGCGAGAAGACAAACGATGATGACAAAAGAATTTGACCGGGAGAAAAGCGTAGACATTTTACTGGTTCATGATAATTTTATGAATGAGAAGGAACATCCGCTTCTCTATGAAGCTTCGATTGAAATGAGTTTATCTCTGGTGCAGGAACTGGCAACGAAAAGTAATGAGACAAGTTTTCTTTCCATCGGAGATAGCGCACATGTATTTGAAGCAGGTCATCATGCGCAGCAGCTGGAAATCATCAAGCGTTATCTGCTCACAGCAAGTCAGGAAGAGCAAGGTTCCTTTTCGCTGCGGTTCCGCGAAGAAATGGCTCATTTTAATCAAGCAGATATCATCTTTCTTTTGATAACATCCGTGGATACCTATTTAATCCAGGCGATTCAAGAAGCAAAACAGCGTATGAAGCACTTTTCCATTATTTATATCCATCCGGAAAAACACTTATCTGAAGAAGAAAAGCATCTGCTGGAGCCGCTCTATTTTTCAGGTATAGCTGTACAGGAATTAAGTCTGGAACAGCTTGGAACGGATCCTGTTGAGGTGATTTTCAAATGA